AGACAACAAGACCCTTCTACAAACCGGCCATTCCAAAGCGGTGGTTGTTGCCGAGGTCCAAAATCAAGAACGAACACTGCTTTTGGGCGCAGAGATAAACATCGGCACCAGCAACAAATACTTCATAAATGGCAACCAGCAAAAGCGAACAAGTGAGTTTCTAGGGCTCATAAAGACGGTGATATTTGCGCCCGAGGACCTAGATCTAATAAGGAGAGATCGTGCAGACAGAAGAAGGTTTCTGGATCAATCTACTTCTCAGCTAAAACCACGGCTTGCTCTCGTTAAGTCGGACTATGACCGGGTTTTGAAGCAGCGCAATGCTCTCTTGAAAAGCGCTAAGGGACAGCAAAATATAGACCTCACCACGCTAGATATTTGGGATCAACAGCTTGTAAAGCTAGGCACACAGATTTCATTGGCAAGACTTGAGTTATTGGAACTTATCGCTCCTCTACTGCAGCGTTTCTACGCCGCTTTATCTGGTAGCAGCGAGGCGATCGAGCTTCAGCTAGAGCTAAATATCGGAAACGACGAATCCGGGGAGGTCCTAACTTCAGCTAATGCAGCTGAACTAGAGCAAATGTTTCACGAGAAACTCAAAGCGGTCAGAAACAAGGAGATCGAAAGAGGTCTCACCCTAGTGGGTCCACATAGGGACGAATTGTTGATCTCAAAATCAGGTTTACCAACTCGCACGCACTCATCACAAGGTGAGGCCTGGTCTTTAGCGCTAGGTCTGAAACTAGCCATGGCAGAGTTGTTGAGACAAGACACTCTGACCGGCGACCCTATTTTGATCCTCGACGATGTCTTCGCTGTTTTGGACTCAGGCAGAAGAAATCGACTGCTTGAGTTCGTTTCCGACTATGAGCAAGTAATCATCACCAGTGCAGACAGAGCGTCCACGCCAGAGATTGACTGGGCCAGGGAGTTCGAGGTTGTTAGAGGTGGCCAAATTGCTCAACTTTGAGCCTATAGACCGTTACTTTCGAGAGTTTCTGGGTAGCTCGAAAAACTTCGTCACCCGAGATCAAAAACGTCGTGACTCAAGATCTAAAGGGTCTCAGCCCTTTGACAAAGGTCGAGATCCAGTAATGGCGGGTAATTCGGTAGAACAACTTTTCTCAAATTTCAACTGGGGTTTGAACATCACCAAAGCAGAACTTTTCTCAAACTGGGAGAAGGTGGTGGGAAAGACCAATGCAGACGCATCGACTCCTGAGGATCTCAGTGATGGCGAGCTGACGATTCGCTGCCGCAGCACGGCTTGGGCAACCCAGCTAAGACTTTTAGAAGCTCAACTTTTGGAGCGAATAAATTCTGATTTTCCAACCCTTGGGGTTCAAAAACTGAAGATTATTGGGCCTAATGTTCCGAGCTGGAAAAAGGGACCCAGATCTGTCCCCGGAAGGGGTCCTCGCGACACTTACGGATGATGCCGATATCCCAGCATTGTCAGTGCTCAAAGGTAGAATTCAGGGGTTAGTCAACCCGAATATAAGTCGATCCCCAGGGTCGCATTTCACCGGAACTAACCCAGACCGGAAAGCAACTTAATATGTCAGAACCACAAAAAAATTATGACGCTGGCGCCATCCAGGTCCTTGAAGGACTAGAGGCTGTTAGAAAACGCCCTGGAATGTATATCGGGTCCACCGGACCGCGCGGCCTCCACCACCTCGTATATGAAATTGTCGACAACTCTGTTGATGAAGCACTAGCTGGCTACTGCGACAACATCCAGGTTGTAATCACCAAAGAGGGTCACATCAAGGTGACCGATAACGGCCGCGGTATCCCGGTCGACATGCACCCTGTCGAAAAGAAACCTGCAGTTGAGGTTGTTCTGACCGTTTTGCACGCAGGTGGAAAATTTGGTGGCGGCGGCTATGCGGTATCAGGTGGTCTTCACGGCGTGGGAGCGTCGGTTGTAAACGCCCTCTCCACTCACCTGAAGGTAGAAGTTCACCGTGAAGGCTTTGTTTGGAGACAGAGCTACACAATTGGTGTCCCAGACGCCCCATTGGCTAAGGGTGAAGAGACCGATAGAACCGGAACCACCATCGAATTCGTGCCCTCGGCAGAGATCTTTGAAACCGTCGAGTTTGATTACGAGACTTTGCGCCAGAGATTCCAGCAGATGTGCTTCCTAAACAAGGGACTGAGGATCTCGCTGATGGACGAGCGAGATGGTCAAAACGACACGTATCACTACGAGCGCGGTCTAAGTGATTATGTCGAGTACCTAAACGCAGCCAAAAAGGTTGAGGTTGTGCACGACGAGATCATCTCCATTGAAGCCGAGACCGAGGAGAAGAACCTCTCGGTTGAAATCGCGATGCAGTGGACTACCGGTTACAACGAGGGTGTCCACACTTACGCAAACACAATCAACACCCACGAGGGTGGTACCCACGAAGAGGGCTTCCGTGCTGCGTTGACCGGCTTACTCAACAAATACGCTCGTGAGAAGAGCCTGTTGAAAGAAAAGGACGACAACCTAACTGGTGATGACGTTCGTGAGGGTCTAACCGCGGTTATTTCGGTGAAGCTAACCGAGCCACAGTTTGAGGGTCAGACCAAGACCAAGCTTGGCAACACCGAGGCCAAGGCGTTTGTGCAGCGAGTTGTTAATGACAAGCTCGGTGACTGGTTTGAGCGCAACCCGAACCTAGCCAAGGAAATTGTTCGGAAGGCAATTCAAGCCGCAACCGCTCGACTGGCTGCGCGAAAGGCCCGCGAGGCAACTCGTCGTAAGGGGCTTTTGGAGTCTGGTGGAATGCCAGGAAAGCTTCGCGACTGTTCCTCTCGAGACCCCAAAGTCTCTGAAATTTACATCGTGGAGGGTGACTCGGCCGGTGGTTCTGCGGTACGTGGTCGTGATCCCGAAACCCAGGCGATTTTGCCGCTTCGCGGAAAAATCTTGAACGTTGAGAAGGCAAGACTCGACAAAGCCCTCGCAAACACAGAGGTCCAAGCACTAATCACAGCCTTCGGAACTGGTATCGGTGAAGACTTCGACGTTGAGAAGATCCGATATCACAAATGCATTTTGATGGCAGACGCGGATGTTGATGGTCAGCACATCAGAACCCTGTTGCTAACCCTGCTATTTAGATACATGAGACCTCTAATCGAGCACGGTTACGTTTACATGGCACAACCTCCGCTGTACCGAATCAAGTGGTCAAACGCTGAACACGAATATGTCTTCTCTGACGCAGAGCGTGATTTGAAGCTTGCTGAAGGTCAGGCATCTGGCAAGAAGATCCCTAAGGAGAACGCGATTCAGCGTTATAAGGGTCTTGGAGAGATGGACTACGACGAGCTGTGGGACACCACCATGAACCCGGCGACCAGAACCTTGCTTCAGGTCACCCTTGATGACGCCGCTCTAGCTGACGAGATTTTCTCGACGTTGATGGGTGAGGACGTCGAATCTCGCAGAAACTTCATACAGCGCAACGCCAAAGACGTTCGATTCTTGGACATCTAGGCCTTAGGAGATTTGAAAAATGACTGAAAATCAGATTGACAAGGTAGAACAGGTCGACCTTCAGGTCGAAATGCAGCGTAGTTACCTCGACTACGCAATGAGCGTTATCGTCGGTCGCGCCCTACCCGATGTTCGAGATGGCCTAAAGCCGGTGCACCGCCGCGTGCTTTATGCAATGT
The genomic region above belongs to Aquiluna sp. KACHI24 and contains:
- the recF gene encoding DNA replication/repair protein RecF, producing MWVRSLKLESFRNYANLDVGFSEGMNLLFGDNGNGKTNLAEAIYFLSELQSHRNSDNKTLLQTGHSKAVVVAEVQNQERTLLLGAEINIGTSNKYFINGNQQKRTSEFLGLIKTVIFAPEDLDLIRRDRADRRRFLDQSTSQLKPRLALVKSDYDRVLKQRNALLKSAKGQQNIDLTTLDIWDQQLVKLGTQISLARLELLELIAPLLQRFYAALSGSSEAIELQLELNIGNDESGEVLTSANAAELEQMFHEKLKAVRNKEIERGLTLVGPHRDELLISKSGLPTRTHSSQGEAWSLALGLKLAMAELLRQDTLTGDPILILDDVFAVLDSGRRNRLLEFVSDYEQVIITSADRASTPEIDWAREFEVVRGGQIAQL
- a CDS encoding DciA family protein; this translates as MLNFEPIDRYFREFLGSSKNFVTRDQKRRDSRSKGSQPFDKGRDPVMAGNSVEQLFSNFNWGLNITKAELFSNWEKVVGKTNADASTPEDLSDGELTIRCRSTAWATQLRLLEAQLLERINSDFPTLGVQKLKIIGPNVPSWKKGPRSVPGRGPRDTYG
- the gyrB gene encoding DNA topoisomerase (ATP-hydrolyzing) subunit B, coding for MSEPQKNYDAGAIQVLEGLEAVRKRPGMYIGSTGPRGLHHLVYEIVDNSVDEALAGYCDNIQVVITKEGHIKVTDNGRGIPVDMHPVEKKPAVEVVLTVLHAGGKFGGGGYAVSGGLHGVGASVVNALSTHLKVEVHREGFVWRQSYTIGVPDAPLAKGEETDRTGTTIEFVPSAEIFETVEFDYETLRQRFQQMCFLNKGLRISLMDERDGQNDTYHYERGLSDYVEYLNAAKKVEVVHDEIISIEAETEEKNLSVEIAMQWTTGYNEGVHTYANTINTHEGGTHEEGFRAALTGLLNKYAREKSLLKEKDDNLTGDDVREGLTAVISVKLTEPQFEGQTKTKLGNTEAKAFVQRVVNDKLGDWFERNPNLAKEIVRKAIQAATARLAARKAREATRRKGLLESGGMPGKLRDCSSRDPKVSEIYIVEGDSAGGSAVRGRDPETQAILPLRGKILNVEKARLDKALANTEVQALITAFGTGIGEDFDVEKIRYHKCILMADADVDGQHIRTLLLTLLFRYMRPLIEHGYVYMAQPPLYRIKWSNAEHEYVFSDAERDLKLAEGQASGKKIPKENAIQRYKGLGEMDYDELWDTTMNPATRTLLQVTLDDAALADEIFSTLMGEDVESRRNFIQRNAKDVRFLDI